The Triticum aestivum cultivar Chinese Spring chromosome 6D, IWGSC CS RefSeq v2.1, whole genome shotgun sequence genomic sequence CAGATCAGCTACTTTTTAAGTTCTAGCATTACCACTATGGACAAGTAGTATATTACTTGAGGTAGACTCTCCTTGGTGCACAAAACCTGGAATTGTTTTGAGGATTGCTTCGCAGGCTTCAGTTCATGGTCTTGTAGGCCCTGAAAGCGACGAACACCGTTGCAGCAGCTGCAACAACAGCAAGCGTGGTGTAGGTGTCAGACCTATCCCAGGTCTCGAACCAGGTGGGCATCCGGCAAATCCTCATGCGACCCTTGCTGGCGGCAACACTTTCTTTGACACTCTCTGTCTTGGAGATCCTGCGGTTCTGCTCAGCTGGAATGCTCTTATCCTGTTTTCCTTCTGGCAGATCACTTTGGCAGCAGCTAAGTGCTCCTCCATTGCCCTGGCAGCATCCACCTGCAGGTGCCCCGTCAGTTCCATTTGCTTCAGGGGATTCTTTGGCGCTTGATTCTTGCCCAGCCACGCCATTCGTCATGTGCCTAAGCTCCAGAGCTTGCTTCTGCTGCTCTTCAGACATACCCAACTGACCCCTGTATAACAGGATAGCACGTGTAAGAATCACACTTGAAAGAGGGGTATTTGGCTGTGGAGCAAACATAGGGCAAAGGTTCAATGAGACATGAACACGACATATCAGGGCTTTAAACAACATTTGCAAAACAAGATTGCATCCTTTATTATTGGTTTCCTTGCAATGAGATTGCCCACAGAAAGGTCATTTTTCAATTTCTGAAGTCACCGCAAATAAACAAATCAAGGTCATTTGGAAGTACAACACAGTATCCTCACATGGCATCACACGAACAGAATAAGTCGTACAAATGAGTGCTTAAACATAATTGACGAAAACTACACAGGCAGTACAAACAACCTACAACATGCTGTCTAGATGCTTATAGTCATAGTAGTCTTACTTTACTATAATGCTCAAGAAAATAAGCATCAGTGACAGACTTCCATCCCAGTATCTTACCTTAACTCAAGATTAAGCTACTTGAAGTATCAAATCATTGGAAATAGATTAACCAGTGCTATAGGCATACAAGTACTAGAACACACACCAGGCAGTTTTTATAATATTATCAGATTATTGATTTAGGCTCAGAATTTATGATGTATAAGCACGCCCGAGTCCAGATAGAATAGCAAGAGAAAAGGACGCAGATCTGAAAATGCTGATGGTACTCAATGACATGACACAACAACACTGATACAAATGATTGGTGAAACACTAACTAGATATCCTCTTCAGTAAAAATCAACACATGGAATGGATTAATTAAAAGAGGAAGCATACCTCCATAGACGGTTCACAATCGCTCCTCTTTGCCCAATTTGTTTGTGTAGTAACTCAGGCACATCATCAGGGGCAACATAACCATACCTAGAATTACAAATACAGTAAGCAATGGCTGGGTTTTGACAAAGTAAAATTAAAACAGATGGCGCTACAGGAAGGTATTGAGATTCCTAGGGCACAAGAAGGTAGATTTTATGATAGTTCCTGGTACATACCAATTACCAGTCACTTCTCCCTTAGCATCTGGACTGAATATGATGACATTTCCTGCATACTTATGACCTCCCACATGTGAGCATGCACTAACAGCCACGTGACCATCAAGACCTTCTGCTTCAATCTCTTCCTTGAACCTTGTAATCAAAGCAGGACCGCAAACACCACACCTTTTATCCCTGCTTCCATGGCAGCAGACAAAAACATAGGAACCTCTGATAGCCTCAGGAGATCCAGGAAGCCATTCAGTATCTTTCACGAGTACTTCTTCAACAAAGTTGTCAACATCAAAGTGGGTCAGCCCTCTGCAAAGATTACACCACGTATTGAAGAAAAC encodes the following:
- the LOC123145348 gene encoding uncharacterized protein, coding for MADPSHSSPTAGDAILPPQASDAPEAPLPAAAADLDKEFGFQREELHTEKLAGTVGFHERHVFLCYKGPEEWPSHLEATESDRLPRLLAAAIKARKPDLKKSTKLTICEGEDGTESSLGDVLIFPDMIRYRGLTHFDVDNFVEEVLVKDTEWLPGSPEAIRGSYVFVCCHGSRDKRCGVCGPALITRFKEEIEAEGLDGHVAVSACSHVGGHKYAGNVIIFSPDAKGEVTGNWYGYVAPDDVPELLHKQIGQRGAIVNRLWRGQLGMSEEQQKQALELRHMTNGVAGQESSAKESPEANGTDGAPAGGCCQGNGGALSCCQSDLPEGKQDKSIPAEQNRRISKTESVKESVAASKGRMRICRMPTWFETWDRSDTYTTLAVVAAAATVFVAFRAYKTMN